A single window of Candidatus Dormiibacterota bacterium DNA harbors:
- a CDS encoding segregation/condensation protein A yields MVRFDVFDGPLDLLLHLVKEQQLDIATVPLASVAEQYLAYVSMMEELDVEVAAEYLVIAATLVFLKSRALLPPVPNEFLAEEGESPEEVEERLRRRLIAYSKYRELGDDLRARQHEAAGFFTRESGDPSSALVQRYRIDVEKLNRAFIAMLREARPEKRSIAAERISVLAQMDYITRALKERGEVLFSTLCRELGATREIIIATFLAVLELVRRRRVAYEQPAAFDDILLLPVARER; encoded by the coding sequence GTGGTACGGTTCGACGTCTTCGACGGACCGCTCGATTTGCTCTTGCATCTCGTCAAGGAGCAGCAGCTCGATATCGCCACCGTGCCTCTCGCCTCCGTCGCCGAACAGTATCTCGCGTACGTTTCGATGATGGAAGAACTCGACGTGGAGGTGGCGGCCGAGTACCTGGTCATCGCCGCGACGCTCGTCTTCCTCAAATCGCGGGCGCTGCTGCCGCCGGTTCCCAATGAGTTTCTCGCTGAAGAGGGCGAGTCGCCCGAGGAAGTCGAGGAGCGGCTGCGCCGGCGGCTCATCGCGTATTCGAAGTATCGTGAGCTCGGCGACGACCTGCGCGCGCGTCAGCACGAAGCTGCGGGCTTTTTTACCCGCGAATCCGGCGACCCATCGAGCGCGCTCGTTCAGCGCTACCGCATCGACGTCGAAAAACTCAATCGCGCCTTCATCGCCATGCTTCGGGAGGCCCGGCCCGAAAAGCGCTCGATCGCGGCGGAACGAATCTCGGTGCTCGCGCAGATGGATTACATCACGCGCGCGTTGAAGGAGCGCGGCGAGGTGTTGTTCTCTACGCTTTGCCGCGAGCTCGGCGCCACGCGCGAGATCATCATCGCGACGTTTCTCGCGGTGCTGGAGCTCGTGCGACGCCGGCGCGTCGCCTACGAGCAGCCCGCCGCATTCGATGATATTCTCCTGCTGCCCGTCGCTCGAGAGCGCTGA
- a CDS encoding PD-(D/E)XK nuclease family protein, which translates to MRALDSSRAFELAEPAEREAAAAVRARRPHFSASALNAYAECERKWFYRYVCAAVDDPGSAASAYGSAFHLALERFHERYVHPQPDDAAAMHGDLAREIDAAFAQYRHGFPTAVEFEIQMRRAHRTARKYVEWLAAESKRAPFTVVGRELPVQLDLEGFTFIGFIDRLDRDAQTGGVTVVDYKTGSIAASASEYLQVVREFGDFQLPFYYWVRTAAGDRVTRLALLPLKDALLDVRPVSLEVVPVPAAAARRDAPVGTISIADLERAKERMIEICRELTSAQPRSFAPATDPQACVFCAYALACTRRPPPDGNRFGR; encoded by the coding sequence GTGAGAGCTTTGGATTCGTCACGCGCGTTCGAGCTGGCCGAGCCCGCCGAGCGCGAAGCCGCCGCCGCCGTGCGCGCGCGAAGGCCGCATTTCAGCGCCTCCGCGCTGAACGCATATGCCGAGTGCGAGCGCAAGTGGTTCTACCGCTACGTCTGCGCCGCGGTCGACGATCCCGGCTCGGCAGCATCGGCGTACGGAAGCGCGTTCCATCTCGCGCTCGAGCGCTTTCACGAGCGGTACGTGCATCCGCAGCCGGACGACGCGGCGGCCATGCACGGCGATCTCGCACGCGAGATCGATGCCGCCTTCGCGCAGTATCGTCATGGCTTTCCTACGGCGGTCGAGTTCGAGATCCAGATGCGACGCGCGCACCGCACCGCACGCAAGTACGTGGAGTGGCTGGCTGCGGAGTCGAAAAGGGCACCGTTTACCGTCGTCGGACGGGAGCTTCCGGTTCAGCTCGACCTCGAGGGATTCACCTTCATCGGCTTCATCGACCGTCTCGACCGCGACGCGCAAACCGGCGGGGTCACCGTCGTCGACTACAAGACCGGGTCGATCGCCGCCTCGGCATCCGAGTACCTCCAAGTCGTGCGGGAGTTCGGCGACTTTCAGCTTCCTTTCTACTATTGGGTGCGCACCGCCGCGGGCGATCGCGTGACGCGCCTGGCCCTCCTGCCGCTCAAGGACGCACTGCTGGACGTACGGCCGGTGAGCCTCGAAGTCGTTCCCGTTCCCGCGGCGGCGGCGCGGCGCGACGCACCGGTCGGGACCATCTCGATTGCGGATCTCGAGCGCGCCAAGGAGCGCATGATCGAGATCTGCCGCGAGCTGACCTCCGCGCAACCGCGCAGCTTCGCTCCGGCCACCGATCCGCAAGCCTGCGTCTTCTGCGCCTACGCTCTCGCCTGCACGCGCCGGCCTCCGCCGGACGGCAATCGCTTCGGCCGGTGA
- a CDS encoding GNAT family N-acetyltransferase, with protein MQLRTIPAAEYARSVLPLSATLWAGRRNLRTYVAQTLEIAQGTYGKRYYRTLGLYDGSELVASCKRYERSIRVGARRLRAFGVGAVFTPEPLRGRGYASAMLAMALDAGRGEGFDAAYLFSDIRPRFYEELGFRRQPSRSIALRADMLAKGRIEIARLEERDWEGVRRCFSLLDRSRPWSFARTPLVWDWVRMRLRHGSEHVRGAEASFVVRERGGVRAYVVGMRVPERDTYVVDEFGFADDKGASALALLLRGAAGDLRRISGWLPPDGVRRLLPRGTVRERRTAIFMIAPLTSEGKRWCTLCERPSNADGVWATDHI; from the coding sequence GTGCAGCTGCGCACGATCCCCGCCGCCGAGTACGCGCGCTCGGTTCTCCCTCTCTCGGCGACGCTCTGGGCCGGGCGCCGTAACTTGCGCACCTACGTCGCGCAGACGCTCGAGATCGCGCAGGGGACGTACGGAAAACGCTACTACCGCACGCTCGGCCTGTACGACGGCAGCGAGCTCGTGGCATCGTGCAAACGGTACGAGCGCTCCATTCGCGTCGGTGCCCGGCGCTTGCGCGCCTTCGGCGTCGGCGCGGTCTTCACGCCAGAGCCGTTGCGCGGGCGCGGGTATGCGAGCGCCATGCTCGCCATGGCACTCGATGCCGGGCGCGGTGAGGGCTTCGATGCAGCGTATCTCTTCTCCGATATTCGTCCGCGATTCTATGAAGAGCTCGGGTTTCGGCGTCAGCCGTCGCGCTCGATCGCACTTCGTGCCGATATGCTCGCGAAAGGCCGCATCGAGATCGCTAGGCTCGAGGAGCGCGACTGGGAAGGCGTGCGACGCTGCTTCTCGCTGCTCGACCGCTCGCGCCCATGGAGCTTCGCACGTACGCCGCTGGTCTGGGACTGGGTGCGCATGCGCCTGCGGCACGGCTCAGAGCACGTGCGCGGGGCGGAGGCGAGTTTCGTCGTACGCGAGCGCGGCGGCGTGCGGGCCTACGTCGTGGGCATGCGCGTGCCGGAGCGCGACACGTACGTCGTCGATGAGTTCGGCTTCGCCGACGACAAGGGTGCGAGCGCGCTCGCGCTCCTGCTCCGCGGCGCCGCGGGAGACTTGCGCCGCATCTCCGGCTGGCTTCCTCCCGACGGCGTTCGTAGGCTTCTTCCGCGCGGGACGGTGCGCGAACGGCGCACCGCGATCTTCATGATCGCGCCGCTCACGAGCGAGGGCAAACGCTGGTGCACGCTCTGCGAACGCCCCTCGAACGCCGACGGCGTCTGGGCGACGGATCACATCTGA
- a CDS encoding NUDIX hydrolase — MRIKYEVSAGGLVLRRHESGYDALLIGRRSPRIWTLPKGHVERHETHEQAALREVREETGCWGEIITRLNEISFWFYVGKAKHRKSVTFYLMRYLSGEADNHDHEVEECRWFEIAEARRTLKYVNEKRLVDLALDYLAKNPAAFGEPPSIVPAVEQKSS, encoded by the coding sequence ATGCGGATCAAGTACGAGGTCTCGGCAGGGGGCTTGGTGCTGCGTCGCCACGAGTCGGGCTACGATGCCCTTCTCATCGGGCGCCGCTCTCCCCGTATTTGGACGCTGCCCAAAGGCCACGTGGAGCGGCACGAAACGCACGAGCAAGCGGCGCTGCGTGAGGTTCGCGAGGAGACGGGCTGCTGGGGCGAGATCATCACGCGCTTGAACGAGATATCGTTCTGGTTCTACGTCGGCAAGGCCAAGCACCGCAAGAGCGTCACGTTCTATCTCATGCGCTACCTGTCGGGCGAAGCCGACAATCACGATCATGAAGTCGAGGAGTGCCGGTGGTTCGAAATCGCCGAGGCGCGCCGTACGCTCAAATACGTGAACGAGAAGCGCCTCGTCGATTTGGCGCTCGACTATCTGGCGAAGAATCCAGCAGCCTTCGGGGAGCCGCCGAGCATCGTGCCCGCGGTCGAGCAGAAGAGCTCTTGA
- a CDS encoding 3'-5' exonuclease: MIAASLDPAQHEAVEAPFDKALAIFGKAGSGKTSALLARIERARSLGHRTPLVAGIDEPAPVRLHEFALEILRENGAEPRLIDDVEAAALFAEAAVPLLAMESDLIELEIDPEVHGLRSPERFLESAFRLQRRLSEALISADGFLELSLTGATEFYAKPPNFAQPDLIASTKSEHRSSLAVSPEELKRQYRREVDLAKLLAQLYRAYAALLRERRCAPGRDAVSAAVDALRGDAPLPARIAQRYALAFLDDAQDLTVGEITLLQRVFGEALPGVTLAGDLGAEMRAGARRDRVFASAGTRVELSRSYRARPPLETARPATQREEARSIAAHVAALLRNGAEPGRVAVLLRSVAAAAAYEEALLDRDIFVRIAGDYNVFADRRALDAIALLWNVYDPARHEWLLRTLEGAALALSDASLAVLCGEPADRQTVLFEEEPPRPPSGERKRDPERAVRLSQNVLGAACDASLSEIARERVDAFRAARERWLEARRALPFEDFARLVWREGLAREGAPGSARARAQQHALHLLLGRMHAYLESHAGASLGDVLADAELRARSKLEVCELPDGRDAVHLMSVEAARGLTFDHVVIANVRPGAFPCWYAPDAFLFSPSLGMIPKDNVGDATTARTAKFTYYLYRVKARDAYNARERRVFSYALSRATRSLYVCAWGRPTRALSAPEFLEELR, translated from the coding sequence GTGATAGCGGCCTCGCTCGATCCTGCGCAGCACGAGGCCGTCGAAGCACCGTTCGACAAGGCGCTTGCGATTTTTGGCAAGGCAGGCTCAGGCAAGACGAGCGCGCTCCTTGCGCGCATCGAGCGCGCGCGCTCGCTCGGCCATCGCACGCCGCTCGTTGCCGGCATCGACGAGCCCGCGCCGGTACGGCTGCACGAGTTCGCTTTGGAGATCCTGCGCGAGAACGGCGCAGAGCCGCGCCTCATCGACGACGTCGAAGCAGCGGCGCTCTTCGCCGAAGCTGCGGTGCCGCTGCTGGCAATGGAGAGCGACCTCATCGAGCTCGAAATCGACCCTGAGGTCCACGGTCTGCGCTCGCCGGAGCGCTTTCTCGAATCGGCGTTTCGCCTGCAGCGCAGGTTGAGCGAGGCATTGATCTCGGCCGACGGCTTCCTGGAACTCTCGCTCACCGGGGCGACCGAGTTTTACGCAAAGCCGCCCAACTTCGCCCAGCCGGACCTCATCGCGTCCACGAAGAGCGAGCATCGCTCGTCGCTTGCGGTCTCGCCCGAAGAGCTGAAGCGCCAGTATCGCCGCGAGGTCGATCTCGCAAAGCTGCTCGCGCAACTGTACCGCGCCTACGCAGCGCTCTTGCGCGAACGGCGCTGCGCGCCGGGACGCGACGCCGTTTCGGCCGCAGTGGACGCTCTGCGTGGGGACGCCCCGTTGCCGGCGCGGATCGCGCAGCGCTATGCGCTCGCCTTCCTGGACGACGCGCAGGACCTCACCGTCGGCGAGATCACGCTGCTCCAGCGCGTCTTCGGCGAAGCGCTTCCCGGCGTCACGCTCGCCGGAGACCTCGGTGCCGAGATGCGCGCGGGCGCACGGCGCGACCGCGTCTTTGCGAGCGCCGGCACGCGCGTCGAGCTCTCCCGCTCCTACAGGGCGCGTCCCCCGCTCGAGACCGCGCGGCCCGCCACGCAGCGTGAGGAAGCGCGCTCGATCGCCGCGCACGTAGCGGCGCTGCTTCGCAACGGCGCCGAGCCCGGGCGCGTCGCCGTGCTTCTCCGTTCGGTCGCGGCCGCCGCCGCGTACGAGGAGGCGCTCCTCGACCGCGATATCTTCGTCCGGATTGCCGGCGATTACAACGTATTCGCCGACCGCCGCGCTCTCGACGCGATCGCACTTCTCTGGAACGTATACGATCCGGCGCGCCACGAATGGCTCCTGCGAACCTTGGAGGGTGCCGCTCTTGCGCTCTCCGATGCATCGCTGGCCGTGCTCTGCGGCGAGCCTGCGGACCGGCAGACCGTGCTCTTCGAAGAGGAGCCGCCGCGGCCGCCTTCAGGCGAACGCAAGCGCGACCCCGAGCGCGCCGTGCGCCTTTCGCAAAATGTCCTCGGCGCAGCGTGCGATGCCTCGCTCTCGGAGATCGCGCGCGAGCGCGTCGACGCGTTTCGCGCGGCGCGCGAGCGTTGGCTCGAGGCCCGCCGCGCCTTGCCCTTCGAAGATTTCGCGCGGCTGGTGTGGAGGGAAGGGCTCGCACGCGAGGGCGCGCCTGGATCGGCGCGCGCGCGCGCGCAGCAGCACGCGCTGCACCTGCTGCTCGGGCGGATGCACGCGTATCTCGAGAGCCATGCCGGCGCGTCGCTCGGCGACGTGCTCGCCGATGCCGAGCTACGCGCGCGCAGCAAGCTCGAGGTCTGCGAGCTTCCAGACGGTCGCGACGCAGTGCATCTGATGAGCGTCGAAGCCGCACGCGGCTTGACCTTCGATCACGTCGTCATCGCGAACGTGCGCCCGGGCGCCTTTCCTTGCTGGTACGCTCCCGACGCATTTCTCTTCAGCCCGAGCCTCGGCATGATCCCCAAAGACAACGTCGGCGACGCGACGACGGCGAGAACGGCGAAGTTCACGTACTATCTGTATCGCGTGAAGGCGCGCGACGCGTACAACGCACGCGAGCGCCGCGTCTTCTCCTATGCGCTGAGCCGCGCGACGCGCTCGCTCTACGTGTGCGCGTGGGGACGACCGACGCGCGCGCTCTCCGCCCCAGAGTTCTTGGAAGAGCTGCGTTAG
- the dinB gene encoding DNA polymerase IV, whose translation MFVAHFDVDAFYASVEIRDDPRLRGKPLAVAGSSRRAVVLTASYEARPFGVRSAVPLYRAREACPDLVVVPPRMATYKAVSREIFAIFGARGFPVEGLSLDEAFVGLGEIAFDEACEIARAIRAEVLAATRLTVSAGVASGKMVAKIASDSCKPDGVLAIAPGEEAAFLAPLSVGRLWGIGPKTQAKLESVGVATIGDLVALEDAALRALFGSWSAHVRDLARGMDARPVEPGRETKSISSEETFEYDVRDEAALVALLREQAKEIAEALAREDLSARTVGVKITRANFSTLGRQTRLVEPTRDARRIFRAAVHCLRRAQLNGAPVRLLGLRVASLVPGAPQQAGLFDQM comes from the coding sequence GTGTTTGTCGCGCACTTCGACGTAGACGCCTTCTACGCCAGCGTCGAGATACGCGACGATCCGCGTCTGCGCGGAAAACCGCTGGCGGTCGCCGGATCGAGCCGCCGCGCCGTCGTCCTGACAGCCTCGTACGAAGCGCGTCCGTTCGGCGTGCGGTCCGCAGTGCCGCTCTATCGCGCGCGCGAAGCGTGCCCCGATCTCGTCGTCGTTCCGCCGCGCATGGCAACGTATAAAGCGGTCTCTCGCGAGATCTTCGCGATCTTCGGCGCTCGCGGATTTCCGGTCGAAGGACTCTCTCTCGACGAAGCTTTCGTCGGGCTCGGCGAGATCGCGTTCGACGAGGCGTGCGAGATCGCGCGCGCGATCCGAGCGGAGGTCCTTGCTGCGACCCGGCTCACGGTGAGCGCGGGCGTTGCGAGCGGCAAGATGGTGGCGAAGATCGCGTCCGATTCTTGCAAGCCGGACGGCGTGCTCGCAATCGCGCCGGGCGAAGAGGCGGCATTCCTTGCGCCGCTCTCCGTCGGCCGGCTCTGGGGAATCGGTCCGAAGACGCAGGCGAAACTCGAAAGCGTCGGCGTCGCCACCATCGGGGATCTCGTGGCGCTCGAGGACGCCGCGTTGCGTGCACTTTTCGGGTCGTGGAGCGCGCACGTACGAGATCTCGCGCGCGGAATGGACGCGCGACCGGTCGAGCCCGGGCGCGAGACGAAGTCGATCTCCAGCGAAGAAACGTTCGAATACGACGTACGCGATGAGGCCGCGCTCGTGGCGCTGCTGCGCGAACAGGCGAAGGAGATTGCGGAGGCTCTCGCGCGAGAGGACCTCAGCGCACGCACCGTCGGCGTGAAGATCACGCGCGCGAACTTCTCGACGCTCGGCCGCCAGACGCGTCTTGTCGAGCCCACGCGCGACGCGCGCCGCATCTTTCGCGCGGCGGTGCACTGCCTGCGCCGCGCGCAGCTCAACGGTGCGCCGGTGCGTCTGCTCGGCTTACGCGTGGCCTCGCTCGTTCCTGGTGCTCCGCAACAAGCGGGGCTCTTCGATCAGATGTGA
- a CDS encoding type II toxin-antitoxin system VapC family toxin — protein sequence MIAVDASIALAWALQEREHADAAAALAYVTEHGAYVPGNFQSEIAHALLQAERRRRLSETDVTEALSALLALPLTVELPDPHVIASVARAHGLTCYDASYLALALQAQLPLATVDAGLTAAARAAKCLWKPRS from the coding sequence GTGATCGCCGTCGATGCGAGCATTGCGCTCGCTTGGGCACTCCAGGAGCGAGAGCACGCGGACGCAGCCGCCGCGCTCGCCTACGTCACGGAGCACGGTGCGTATGTGCCGGGAAACTTTCAGTCCGAGATCGCCCACGCGCTGCTCCAGGCAGAGCGCAGGAGACGTTTGAGTGAAACTGACGTGACGGAGGCGCTCAGCGCCCTTCTCGCATTGCCCCTGACCGTCGAGCTCCCCGACCCGCACGTCATTGCGTCGGTAGCGCGCGCACATGGGCTGACGTGCTACGACGCTTCCTATCTGGCGCTCGCGCTGCAAGCCCAGCTGCCGCTCGCAACCGTTGACGCGGGCCTTACTGCAGCTGCTCGCGCGGCAAAATGTTTGTGGAAGCCGAGGTCCTAG
- the scpB gene encoding SMC-Scp complex subunit ScpB, whose amino-acid sequence MPIEEHVVPFDPIESHGDGEALHAAADRIRGAIEALLFVASEPLETKRIAKLVGEDEKAVALALQRLEEEYAERGIVVREAGGGYRFATSPLVRGAVEAYLLPPKNNLSVQALETLAIVAHMQPVTKSEIEAIRGVNSDSVVSTLLDRNLVAEAGRKEVVGRPLLYKTTPLFLESFGLRSLDDLPTLELESGQPLELPITS is encoded by the coding sequence ATGCCGATCGAAGAGCACGTCGTTCCTTTCGACCCCATCGAATCGCACGGTGACGGCGAGGCCCTGCACGCCGCCGCCGACCGCATCAGAGGCGCGATCGAAGCGCTGCTCTTTGTCGCAAGCGAACCGCTCGAGACCAAGCGCATCGCGAAACTCGTCGGCGAGGATGAAAAGGCCGTCGCGCTCGCGTTACAGCGTCTGGAAGAGGAGTACGCGGAACGCGGCATCGTCGTGCGCGAGGCCGGCGGGGGCTACCGTTTTGCGACGTCGCCGCTCGTGCGCGGCGCGGTCGAGGCCTACCTCCTACCCCCGAAGAACAACCTCTCCGTGCAAGCGCTCGAGACGCTGGCAATCGTCGCGCACATGCAGCCGGTGACCAAGAGCGAGATCGAGGCGATTCGCGGCGTCAACTCCGACAGCGTCGTCTCGACGCTGCTCGACCGCAACCTCGTCGCGGAAGCCGGTCGCAAGGAAGTCGTCGGGCGTCCGTTGCTGTACAAGACGACGCCGCTCTTTCTGGAGTCCTTCGGGCTGCGCTCCCTCGACGACTTGCCGACGCTCGAGCTCGAATCCGGCCAGCCGCTCGAACTTCCGATCACGTCCTGA
- a CDS encoding type II toxin-antitoxin system Phd/YefM family antitoxin: protein MRSVGLFEAKTHLSALVDDAVAGKTTIITRRGKPVAEIAPVSRERRTAAENALSRLKALRSRLAAEGKLRDLNIRSLIDEGRK, encoded by the coding sequence ATGAGAAGCGTAGGGTTGTTCGAAGCCAAGACCCATCTCTCGGCGCTCGTCGACGATGCGGTCGCCGGAAAGACGACGATCATTACCCGGCGCGGGAAGCCTGTCGCGGAGATCGCTCCCGTGTCGCGCGAGCGCCGAACTGCAGCAGAAAACGCACTGTCGCGGCTGAAAGCGCTGCGGTCGCGCCTTGCCGCAGAGGGCAAGCTCAGGGATCTGAACATCCGCTCCCTGATCGACGAAGGACGCAAGTGA
- a CDS encoding deoxyribonuclease IV produces MRIGLHVRVAGGYAAAVAHARAVGCSAMQVFSTNPRSYRPSVASQATLDEFAALRRDAGIDPCVTHTPYLINLASADEKIYAGSVRLLEADLAVAGRGGIRYVNTHLGSYGKGDRKEGFAAICHALEAVLATIPSGVVLVMENSAGAGSLAGGTLEELGRFIVALDHPQLGVCLDTAHAWAAGYEINGTAGVDRFVYEAAESIGLDKIHLFHFNDTEVPLGANRDRHWHIGDGNIGVEGFRALLARPELSEKTAILETPGSDEDDARNMQTIATIARGAAMV; encoded by the coding sequence ATGAGGATAGGCCTTCACGTTCGCGTCGCAGGCGGGTACGCCGCGGCAGTCGCGCACGCGCGCGCCGTCGGATGCAGCGCGATGCAGGTCTTCTCCACCAACCCGCGCAGTTATCGGCCGTCCGTCGCGAGTCAAGCAACCCTCGACGAGTTCGCGGCACTGCGGCGCGATGCGGGGATCGACCCCTGTGTCACGCACACGCCGTATCTCATCAACCTCGCAAGCGCGGACGAAAAGATCTATGCCGGCTCGGTGCGCCTGCTGGAAGCCGACCTCGCGGTCGCGGGGCGTGGCGGGATCCGCTACGTCAACACGCATCTCGGCTCGTACGGCAAAGGCGATCGCAAAGAGGGCTTTGCGGCAATCTGTCACGCCCTCGAGGCCGTACTCGCAACGATTCCGTCCGGCGTGGTCCTCGTGATGGAGAACTCTGCTGGTGCCGGAAGCCTAGCCGGCGGCACGCTCGAAGAGCTCGGACGGTTCATCGTCGCGCTCGACCATCCGCAGCTCGGCGTCTGTCTCGACACCGCGCACGCCTGGGCTGCAGGCTACGAGATCAATGGGACGGCTGGCGTCGACCGCTTCGTCTATGAGGCGGCCGAATCCATCGGCCTCGACAAGATTCATCTCTTTCACTTCAACGACACCGAGGTTCCGCTCGGCGCCAATCGCGACCGGCACTGGCACATCGGCGACGGCAACATCGGCGTCGAAGGTTTTCGCGCGTTGCTCGCTCGTCCGGAGCTGAGCGAAAAGACCGCGATCCTCGAGACGCCCGGCAGCGACGAGGACGACGCGCGCAACATGCAGACGATCGCGACCATCGCGCGCGGCGCCGCCATGGTGTAA